The Salmo trutta chromosome 6, fSalTru1.1, whole genome shotgun sequence genome has a window encoding:
- the LOC115195477 gene encoding N-alpha-acetyltransferase 50 isoform X1, which translates to MKGSRIELGDVTPHNIKQLKRLNQVIFPVSYNDKFYKDVLEVGELAKLAYFNDIAVGAVCCRVDHSQNQKRLYIMTLGCLAPYRRLGIGTKMLNHVLNICEKDGTFDNIYLHVQISNESAIDFYQKFGFEIIETKKNYYKRIEPADAHVLQKSLRSPCAPPGEELQKTE; encoded by the exons TAGCCGGATCGAGCTGGGGGACGTTACGCCCCACAACATTAAACAGTTGAAACGCCTCAACCAGGTCATCTTTCCCGTCAGCTACAATGACAAGTTCTACAAGGACGTGCTTGAAGTGGGAGAGCTCGCCAAGCTAG CATACTTCAATGACATTGCGGTGGGGGCAGTGTGCTGCAGAGTGGACCACTCTCAGAACCAGAAGAGACTGTATATCATGACACTGGGCTGCCTAGCGCCCTACCGCAGGTTAGGCATAG GAACAAAGATGCTGAACCATGTGTTAAACATCTGCGAGAAGGATGGCACCTTTGACAACATTTACCT TCACGTGCAGATAAGCAACGAGTCGGCCATCGACTTCTACCAGAAGTTTGGCTTTGAGATCATCGAAACGAAAAAGAACTACTACAAGAGGATAGAGCCTGCAGACGCCCACGTGCTTCAGAAGAGCCTGCGCAGCCCGTGTGCGCCCCCTGGGGAAGAGCTGCAGAAGACCGAGTAG
- the LOC115195477 gene encoding N-alpha-acetyltransferase 50 isoform X2, whose protein sequence is MKGRIELGDVTPHNIKQLKRLNQVIFPVSYNDKFYKDVLEVGELAKLAYFNDIAVGAVCCRVDHSQNQKRLYIMTLGCLAPYRRLGIGTKMLNHVLNICEKDGTFDNIYLHVQISNESAIDFYQKFGFEIIETKKNYYKRIEPADAHVLQKSLRSPCAPPGEELQKTE, encoded by the exons CCGGATCGAGCTGGGGGACGTTACGCCCCACAACATTAAACAGTTGAAACGCCTCAACCAGGTCATCTTTCCCGTCAGCTACAATGACAAGTTCTACAAGGACGTGCTTGAAGTGGGAGAGCTCGCCAAGCTAG CATACTTCAATGACATTGCGGTGGGGGCAGTGTGCTGCAGAGTGGACCACTCTCAGAACCAGAAGAGACTGTATATCATGACACTGGGCTGCCTAGCGCCCTACCGCAGGTTAGGCATAG GAACAAAGATGCTGAACCATGTGTTAAACATCTGCGAGAAGGATGGCACCTTTGACAACATTTACCT TCACGTGCAGATAAGCAACGAGTCGGCCATCGACTTCTACCAGAAGTTTGGCTTTGAGATCATCGAAACGAAAAAGAACTACTACAAGAGGATAGAGCCTGCAGACGCCCACGTGCTTCAGAAGAGCCTGCGCAGCCCGTGTGCGCCCCCTGGGGAAGAGCTGCAGAAGACCGAGTAG